The following are from one region of the Paenibacillus sp. KS-LC4 genome:
- the sigE gene encoding RNA polymerase sporulation sigma factor SigE, whose translation MLVKWKLVLQLYYYRTLFLFGLKSEEIYYIGGSEALPPPLTREEEEYLLGKLPSGDTAIRAMLIERNLRLVVYIARKFENTGIHIEDLVSIGAIGLIKAVNTFDPEKKIKLATYASRCIENEILMYLRRNNKTRTEVSFDEPLNIDWDGNELLLSDVLGTENDTIYRNIEEQVDRKLLHKALDKLTERERIIMELRFGLADGEEKTQKDVADLLGISQSYISRLEKRIIKRLRKEFNKMV comes from the coding sequence ATGCTCGTCAAGTGGAAATTGGTTCTGCAGTTATATTATTATCGGACTTTATTTTTATTCGGACTAAAGAGCGAAGAGATTTATTATATCGGTGGAAGCGAAGCGCTGCCGCCTCCCTTGACGCGGGAAGAGGAAGAATATTTGCTGGGCAAGCTGCCCTCTGGGGATACGGCTATTCGGGCGATGCTCATTGAGCGCAACCTTCGGCTCGTCGTATACATTGCCCGCAAATTCGAAAATACAGGCATCCATATTGAAGATTTGGTGTCCATCGGCGCCATTGGCTTAATTAAAGCGGTCAACACCTTTGATCCAGAGAAAAAAATCAAGCTGGCGACCTATGCTTCACGCTGTATAGAGAATGAAATTCTCATGTATTTGCGCCGCAACAATAAAACGCGTACCGAGGTTTCTTTTGACGAGCCGCTGAATATTGATTGGGATGGCAATGAGCTGCTGCTGTCGGATGTGCTCGGAACGGAAAATGATACGATTTACCGCAATATTGAGGAGCAGGTCGATCGCAAGCTGCTGCATAAGGCGCTCGACAAGCTGACGGAGCGTGAACGCATCATTATGGAGCTGCGCTTCGGGCTAGCAGATGGGGAAGAGAAGACGCAGAAGGATGTTGCCGATCTGCTCGGTATCTCTCAATCTTATATTTCGCGATTGGAAAAACGCATTATTAAGCGGCTGCGCAAGGAGTTCAACAAAATGGTATAA
- a CDS encoding DivIVA domain-containing protein, with the protein MPLTPLDIHNKEFGRRLRGYDEDEVNEFLDQVIKDYETIIRENKELQNQILNMQEKLNHFSNIEETLSKTIIVAQEAADEVRSNAKKEAQLIIKEAEKNADRIINDSLSKSRKVSVEVEELKKQASIFRARFRTLVEAQLELLSQDDWRTLDPGQHSELEQLSRG; encoded by the coding sequence ATGCCGTTAACGCCATTGGACATACATAATAAGGAATTTGGTCGCCGGTTGCGCGGCTATGACGAGGATGAGGTCAATGAATTTCTTGATCAGGTCATTAAAGATTATGAAACGATTATCCGCGAAAATAAGGAGCTGCAAAACCAGATCCTTAATATGCAGGAGAAGCTGAACCATTTCTCAAACATCGAAGAGACGCTGAGCAAGACGATAATCGTCGCACAAGAGGCGGCTGACGAGGTTCGAAGCAATGCGAAGAAGGAAGCACAGCTCATCATCAAGGAAGCGGAGAAAAATGCGGATCGCATTATTAATGACTCGCTGAGTAAATCGCGCAAAGTATCGGTTGAGGTTGAAGAGCTGAAGAAGCAGGCGTCTATTTTCCGCGCACGGTTCCGCACGCTTGTAGAGGCGCAGCTGGAGCTGCTCAGCCAGGACGATTGGAGAACGCTTGATCCAGGCCAGCATTCGGAGCTGGAGCAGCTTTCCCGCGGTTAA
- a CDS encoding YlmH/Sll1252 family protein, translating to MKLPIYDHFHPDEKPFVDRAWEWVERSAQQHELKRTDFLDPRQAQILQSLVNRHPDVELRLDGGYPEAERCRAIIGPDYRDLDQELAAISVLEVQVSGPSGTSQQLDHGDYLGALLGLGIKRDRVGDIHVHEGFAHIMMTDDIADYLNVHLRQVHRSSVLTEMIPLSSLLPVVPELQEMSFTVASMRVDGIASDVHRISRTKIVDPIRAGRCRVNWKTVEDPSEQLREGDVVSIKGLGRFKVLEADGVTKKGRIRLRVGKFI from the coding sequence ATGAAATTACCTATATATGACCATTTCCACCCGGACGAGAAGCCATTCGTTGATCGGGCGTGGGAATGGGTAGAGCGGTCCGCACAGCAGCATGAGCTGAAGCGGACCGATTTTTTGGACCCGAGACAGGCACAGATTTTGCAAAGCCTCGTCAATCGTCATCCAGATGTGGAGTTGAGGCTGGATGGCGGCTATCCTGAGGCTGAGCGCTGCCGGGCAATTATTGGGCCGGATTATCGGGATTTGGATCAGGAGCTTGCCGCTATTTCCGTGCTGGAGGTTCAGGTAAGCGGCCCGAGCGGGACGAGCCAGCAGCTTGATCATGGCGATTATCTTGGCGCCTTGCTCGGCCTCGGCATCAAGCGTGACCGAGTAGGGGACATACACGTGCATGAAGGCTTCGCTCACATTATGATGACCGATGACATCGCCGACTATTTGAATGTTCATTTGCGGCAGGTGCATCGGTCGAGTGTGCTCACTGAAATGATTCCGCTGTCTTCCTTGTTGCCGGTTGTGCCGGAGCTGCAGGAAATGAGCTTTACAGTCGCTTCGATGCGGGTGGATGGCATTGCAAGCGATGTGCATCGAATTAGCCGGACAAAGATCGTCGATCCTATCCGCGCCGGCAGATGCCGGGTGAACTGGAAAACGGTGGAGGACCCGTCCGAGCAATTGCGCGAGGGCGATGTCGTATCCATTAAAGGGCTGGGCCGATTTAAAGTTTTGGAGGCGGATGGCGTGACGAAGAAAGGCAGAATTCGGCTGAGGGTAGGCAAATTTATTTAG
- the sepF gene encoding cell division protein SepF, with amino-acid sequence MGVMNKFMNFLGLQEEEEIIERERSVQPEEPDHEIETSPFEARKNTKGNNIVSIHSQKNVRVILSEPRSYDEAQDIADHLRSRRAVIVNLQRVRTDLALRIVDFLSGTVYALGGNISKLGPNIFLCTPDSVEIQGSITEMMAEDNEYSKMR; translated from the coding sequence ATGGGCGTTATGAATAAGTTTATGAATTTTCTTGGTTTGCAGGAGGAAGAAGAGATCATTGAACGGGAAAGAAGCGTACAGCCAGAGGAGCCCGATCATGAAATTGAAACCTCTCCGTTCGAAGCACGTAAAAATACAAAGGGCAACAACATTGTAAGCATACATTCGCAGAAAAATGTACGAGTCATCTTGAGCGAGCCGCGCTCCTACGATGAGGCGCAGGATATTGCCGATCATTTGCGTTCGCGACGTGCCGTCATTGTAAACCTGCAACGTGTGCGTACTGACCTTGCGCTTCGCATAGTTGATTTCCTCAGCGGTACAGTGTACGCTTTGGGTGGCAATATTTCGAAGCTCGGCCCCAACATTTTCCTATGTACGCCGGATTCGGTTGAAATTCAAGGGTCGATTACGGAAATGATGGCAGAGGACAATGAATACTCCAAAATGAGGTGA
- a CDS encoding YggS family pyridoxal phosphate-dependent enzyme — MESSLTERIAEVQRRIDAACERSGRKPEDVNVIAVTKYVSLATAVQAFDEGLRHLGENRFQDALPKWEAISGETAEGGDGQAIWHFIGSLQTNKVKDVIGKFTYIHSLDRLSLAQAIEKRAAQLGVQVPCMIQVNVSGEQSKHGLEPEQLPELLEAIKGFQYVQPIGLMTMAPYEAEAEQTRPVFRALRELRDKMNREVALNAPLTELSMGMSGDFEVAIEEGATWIRLGTILVGKEG; from the coding sequence TTGGAGAGCTCATTAACAGAGCGGATAGCAGAGGTACAGCGCCGGATCGATGCAGCGTGCGAGAGAAGCGGTCGTAAGCCGGAGGATGTGAACGTTATTGCGGTGACTAAATATGTATCGCTCGCTACAGCTGTACAGGCGTTTGACGAGGGGCTTCGCCATTTAGGCGAAAACCGCTTTCAGGACGCGCTGCCCAAGTGGGAAGCGATTAGCGGCGAGACAGCCGAAGGGGGCGATGGACAAGCCATTTGGCATTTCATCGGTTCGCTGCAAACGAATAAGGTTAAAGATGTCATAGGGAAGTTTACATACATTCACTCGCTGGATCGTTTGTCGCTTGCACAGGCGATTGAGAAGCGAGCAGCGCAGCTTGGCGTGCAGGTGCCCTGTATGATTCAGGTTAATGTATCGGGCGAACAATCCAAGCATGGACTTGAACCGGAGCAGCTGCCGGAGCTTTTGGAGGCGATAAAAGGCTTTCAGTATGTACAGCCGATTGGCTTAATGACGATGGCGCCTTATGAGGCTGAAGCTGAGCAGACCCGGCCGGTATTCCGTGCCTTGCGGGAGCTGAGGGATAAAATGAATAGGGAAGTGGCTTTGAACGCACCGCTGACGGAACTTTCCATGGGCATGTCAGGCGACTTTGAGGTCGCGATTGAAGAAGGCGCAACGTGGATTAGATTAGGAACGATACTTGTGGGAAAAGAGGGATGA
- a CDS encoding YggT family protein, whose translation MNLQSIYSFMIIGYVLLSWLPNARESFIGVFLGKLVEPYLGIFRRFIPPIGGMIDISPIVAIFALRFVAMGLIAVVGFILPG comes from the coding sequence ATGAACCTTCAAAGTATTTACAGCTTTATGATTATTGGTTATGTTTTATTGTCATGGTTGCCGAATGCGCGCGAAAGCTTTATTGGCGTATTTTTAGGCAAGCTGGTTGAGCCGTATCTAGGCATATTCCGCCGTTTCATACCACCAATTGGCGGTATGATTGATATTTCCCCAATCGTAGCGATTTTTGCGCTTCGTTTTGTGGCAATGGGGCTCATTGCGGTAGTAGGCTTTATACTGCCTGGCTAG
- a CDS encoding YlmC/YmxH family sporulation protein, with protein MKISDFQTKDVINIVDGKKLGHITDLELDLRQGRIDSIVIPQYSRFMGLFGGPGGEVVIPWRNIVKIGADVVLVRMDETKQRLEEEDLHARG; from the coding sequence ATGAAAATATCTGATTTTCAGACGAAGGATGTCATTAATATTGTGGACGGCAAGAAGCTTGGACATATTACCGATTTGGAGCTGGATTTGCGGCAGGGACGTATCGATTCCATCGTCATTCCGCAGTATAGCCGCTTTATGGGGCTGTTTGGCGGGCCTGGCGGCGAGGTCGTCATTCCTTGGCGCAACATTGTGAAGATCGGGGCAGATGTTGTGCTTGTTCGCATGGATGAAACGAAGCAGCGCCTGGAGGAAGAGGATTTGCACGCCAGAGGATAA
- the pgeF gene encoding peptidoglycan editing factor PgeF: MEAFKWNHSAKNPSLFLLSNWMDENKQLTAGFTGRDGGVSAAPWATLNMGLHVGDEDLDVVVNRQRVAAAVGFPFEAWTCAEQVHGADVYKVTEQDAGRGRESRSDAIADTDALMTDVPGILLASFYADCVPLYFYDPEHQAVALAHAGWKGTVSSIAKVTLEAMNAEYGTRAEKVRAAIGPSIGGCCYEVDQTVTSRVQPILDTFALQGEEARNKLIKLLPNGKAMVDLKEINRQIMMKAGIMPIHIELTQWCTGCRRDLFFSHRMEGGKTGRMASWIGIAKR; encoded by the coding sequence ATGGAAGCTTTTAAGTGGAATCATTCAGCGAAGAATCCTTCGCTTTTTTTGTTGTCTAATTGGATGGATGAAAATAAACAGCTGACAGCCGGCTTTACCGGCCGCGATGGCGGTGTAAGCGCCGCGCCTTGGGCGACGCTGAATATGGGGCTGCATGTCGGCGATGAAGACCTAGACGTCGTTGTCAACCGCCAGCGGGTTGCTGCTGCGGTCGGCTTTCCCTTCGAGGCTTGGACCTGCGCGGAGCAGGTGCATGGCGCGGATGTCTACAAAGTAACCGAGCAAGACGCTGGGCGGGGCAGGGAATCCCGCAGCGATGCGATTGCGGATACCGATGCCCTGATGACGGATGTGCCCGGCATTTTGCTCGCTTCCTTTTATGCGGATTGCGTGCCGCTTTATTTTTATGATCCGGAGCATCAGGCGGTAGCGCTTGCCCATGCAGGCTGGAAGGGAACGGTTTCGAGCATTGCGAAGGTGACGCTTGAGGCGATGAATGCGGAATATGGCACAAGAGCAGAAAAGGTGCGCGCAGCCATCGGCCCGTCGATCGGAGGCTGCTGTTATGAGGTAGATCAAACGGTCACGAGCAGGGTGCAGCCAATTCTGGATACATTCGCTTTGCAGGGCGAGGAAGCGCGCAATAAGCTGATTAAGCTGCTGCCAAATGGCAAGGCAATGGTCGACTTGAAAGAAATTAACCGTCAAATTATGATGAAAGCAGGAATTATGCCGATCCATATCGAATTAACACAGTGGTGTACTGGGTGTCGTCGCGATCTATTTTTCTCCCACCGGATGGAGGGCGGCAAAACAGGACGAATGGCCAGTTGGATTGGAATTGCAAAGAGGTGA
- the sigG gene encoding RNA polymerase sporulation sigma factor SigG translates to MARNKVEICGVDTAKLPVLTNVEMRELFTALQTRNEWAAREKLVNGNLRLVLSVIQRFNNRGEFVDDLFQVGCIGLMKAIDNFDLGQNVKFSTYAVPMIIGEIRRYLRDNNPIRVSRSLRDIAYKALQARDSLTNQNSREPTIFEISEMLNVPKEDVVFALDAIQDPVSLFEPIYHDGGDPIYVMDQISDDKNKDVSWIEEIALREAMHKLNNREKMILSMRFFEGKTQMEVADEIGISQAQVSRLEKSAIQQMQKHVKT, encoded by the coding sequence TTGGCACGAAATAAAGTCGAGATCTGTGGAGTGGATACCGCGAAACTGCCTGTCCTGACAAATGTTGAAATGCGGGAGCTGTTCACCGCTTTGCAAACCCGCAATGAGTGGGCAGCCAGAGAGAAATTGGTTAATGGCAACCTGAGGCTTGTGCTTAGTGTCATTCAACGCTTTAACAATAGGGGAGAGTTTGTAGACGACTTATTCCAGGTCGGCTGCATTGGACTTATGAAGGCGATAGATAATTTTGATCTTGGCCAGAACGTCAAATTTTCCACCTATGCCGTCCCGATGATTATCGGGGAAATCCGCCGTTATTTGCGCGACAATAACCCGATTCGCGTATCGCGAAGCCTGCGGGATATCGCTTATAAAGCGCTGCAAGCAAGAGACAGCCTGACGAATCAAAATTCGCGCGAGCCGACGATTTTTGAAATTTCCGAAATGCTGAATGTTCCCAAGGAAGATGTCGTGTTCGCGCTTGATGCGATTCAGGACCCGGTATCGTTGTTTGAGCCGATCTACCATGACGGCGGCGATCCGATTTATGTGATGGATCAAATTAGTGACGACAAAAATAAAGACGTGTCATGGATCGAGGAAATTGCGCTCCGCGAAGCGATGCATAAGCTGAACAATCGGGAAAAAATGATTTTGTCGATGCGTTTTTTCGAGGGCAAGACGCAAATGGAGGTCGCCGATGAAATCGGCATCTCGCAGGCTCAAGTATCACGCCTGGAAAAGTCGGCCATCCAGCAAATGCAGAAGCATGTTAAGACGTAG